A portion of the Enterobacter sp. SA187 genome contains these proteins:
- the uhpC gene encoding MFS transporter family glucose-6-phosphate receptor UhpC — protein sequence MQELSATAISQRYRRLRPRLLLSMVVGYAAFYLTRKSVNYVLPALQLDLSLSKSDIGLLGSLFYLSYGLSKFAAGLWHDSHGSRVFMGIGLFATGLLNVLFAFGDSLPTLLFIWTLNGFFQGWGWPPCARLLTHWYSRNERGFWWGCWNTSINIGGAIIPLICAFAAHWWGWQAAMLTPGIISMALGVWLTMQLRGTPQEEGLPSVGEWRQDPLELRQEQQSPPMGLWQMLRTTMLQNPMIWLLGVSYVLVYLIRIALNDWGNIWLAENHGVNLLSANATVMLFEVGGLLGALFAGWGSDVMFSGQRAPMILLFTLGLMVSVAALWLAPVHHYALLAMCFFTVGFFVFGPQMLIGLAAVECGHKGAAGSITGFLGLFAYLGAALAGWPLSQVIERYGWSGMFTLLSVAAVLMGLLLMPLLMAGITASNTQRIKT from the coding sequence ATGCAGGAACTGTCAGCCACTGCCATTAGCCAGCGCTACCGCCGTCTACGCCCGCGTTTATTGCTGTCGATGGTGGTGGGTTACGCGGCCTTTTACCTGACGCGCAAAAGCGTCAATTACGTGCTGCCCGCGCTGCAACTGGATCTCAGCTTAAGCAAGAGTGATATCGGCCTGCTGGGTTCGCTGTTTTATCTCAGCTACGGCCTGTCGAAGTTTGCCGCCGGCCTCTGGCACGACAGCCACGGCAGCCGGGTATTTATGGGCATCGGGCTGTTTGCCACCGGGCTGTTAAACGTGCTCTTTGCGTTTGGCGATTCGCTGCCGACGCTGCTGTTCATCTGGACGCTGAACGGCTTTTTCCAGGGCTGGGGCTGGCCGCCATGCGCGCGCCTGCTGACCCACTGGTATTCGCGCAACGAGCGCGGCTTCTGGTGGGGCTGCTGGAACACCTCCATCAATATTGGCGGGGCGATTATCCCGCTGATTTGCGCCTTTGCCGCCCACTGGTGGGGCTGGCAGGCCGCGATGCTGACACCGGGGATCATCAGCATGGCGCTCGGCGTGTGGTTAACCATGCAACTGCGGGGCACACCGCAGGAAGAGGGGTTACCTTCCGTCGGGGAGTGGCGGCAGGATCCGCTGGAATTACGTCAGGAGCAGCAAAGCCCGCCGATGGGGCTGTGGCAGATGTTACGCACCACCATGCTGCAAAACCCGATGATCTGGTTGCTGGGCGTCTCTTATGTGCTGGTGTACCTCATCCGCATCGCGCTCAACGACTGGGGGAATATCTGGCTGGCGGAGAATCACGGCGTCAATCTGCTCAGCGCCAATGCCACTGTGATGCTGTTTGAAGTGGGCGGGCTGCTGGGGGCGCTGTTTGCCGGATGGGGATCGGATGTGATGTTCAGCGGGCAGCGCGCGCCGATGATTTTGCTGTTCACGCTCGGCCTGATGGTCTCCGTCGCCGCGCTGTGGCTGGCGCCGGTGCACCATTACGCGCTGCTGGCGATGTGCTTTTTTACCGTGGGCTTTTTTGTTTTCGGCCCGCAGATGTTGATTGGTCTGGCGGCGGTGGAGTGCGGTCACAAAGGGGCGGCGGGTTCCATTACCGGTTTTCTCGGGCTGTTCGCCTATCTGGGAGCGGCGCTGGCGGGCTGGCCGCTGTCACAGGTGATCGAACGCTACGGCTGGTCGGGGATGTTCACCCTGCTGTCCGTCGCGGCGGTGCTGATGGGTTTATTGCTGATGCCGCTATTAATGGCGGGCATTACGGCTTCTAACACGCAAAGGATAAAAACATGA
- a CDS encoding MASE1 domain-containing sensor histidine kinase: protein MSSASRRFMVLSLFIVLAWGPGWLMLWTLSFYLTHNGQQAVLFLPQGVFLALLILLSRRFWPALLLPLLAMIFWLHSEQLLTGYTMLAAPLIALPVARVAHYYWHRFPLYWHRLTLLLTAVTACALLQTLLLAPFLESKATLIGLASFTGGVLLTPFVYLIFEFLRQQHRYHLLGLDTSNPPLRTSLIIWCSLFFIIGIGTQMVLSPEIERLLLIVVFLPNVIMAWKFGWQGGVLAGLLGSMMITIARQVGIGFGDLLELEIFLATQALLGIGLGIAISRQQHLAQNLDRYRQRLEVELQARRALAEKLIHSEEDTRKSLARELHDEIGQNITAIQIQSQLVKRSAGSSQALDAASQINDLARRIHTSTRQLLRQLRPPVLDELSFREALHHLVNEFAFAERGIICRFDYRLSAPPENETLIFTLYRLLQELLNNVCKHAQASRVSIVLEPRDGQIWLTVADNGIGLPAGQSPGFGIQGMRERVHALGGDLVLESAQGTRVTVNLPTLLPQTPR from the coding sequence ATGTCGTCAGCGTCCCGGCGTTTTATGGTGCTGTCGCTGTTTATCGTCCTGGCCTGGGGACCGGGCTGGCTGATGCTGTGGACGCTGAGTTTTTACCTCACCCATAACGGCCAGCAGGCGGTGCTGTTTCTGCCGCAGGGCGTGTTTCTGGCGCTGCTGATTTTGCTGTCGCGCCGCTTCTGGCCGGCGCTGTTACTGCCGTTGCTGGCGATGATTTTCTGGCTGCACAGCGAACAGTTGCTCACTGGTTACACCATGCTGGCCGCCCCCTTAATCGCGCTACCGGTGGCGCGTGTGGCGCACTATTACTGGCACCGTTTTCCCCTCTACTGGCATCGCCTGACGCTGCTGCTGACGGCGGTCACCGCCTGCGCCCTGCTGCAAACCCTGCTGCTGGCCCCCTTTCTGGAAAGTAAGGCGACGCTAATCGGTCTTGCCAGCTTCACCGGCGGCGTGCTGCTGACGCCGTTCGTCTACCTGATTTTTGAATTTCTGCGCCAGCAGCATCGCTATCATTTGCTTGGGCTGGACACCAGTAATCCGCCGCTGCGCACCTCGCTGATTATCTGGTGCAGCCTGTTTTTTATTATCGGTATTGGCACGCAGATGGTGCTGTCGCCGGAAATCGAACGGCTGCTGCTGATCGTGGTGTTTCTGCCTAACGTCATCATGGCGTGGAAATTCGGCTGGCAGGGCGGGGTGCTGGCGGGGCTGCTTGGCAGCATGATGATCACCATCGCCCGTCAGGTGGGTATCGGTTTTGGCGATCTGCTGGAGCTGGAGATTTTCCTCGCCACCCAGGCGCTGCTCGGCATCGGGCTTGGGATCGCCATCAGCCGCCAGCAACATCTGGCGCAAAACCTTGATCGCTATCGCCAGCGGCTGGAGGTGGAGTTACAGGCGCGCCGCGCGCTGGCGGAGAAGCTGATCCACAGCGAAGAGGACACCCGTAAAAGCCTTGCCAGGGAGCTGCACGATGAGATCGGCCAGAACATTACCGCCATTCAGATCCAGTCGCAGCTGGTAAAACGCAGCGCGGGCAGCAGCCAGGCGCTGGACGCCGCCAGCCAGATTAACGATCTGGCCCGGCGTATTCACACCTCCACCCGCCAGCTGTTGCGCCAGCTGCGTCCGCCGGTGCTGGATGAACTCTCCTTTCGCGAGGCGCTGCACCATCTGGTGAATGAGTTCGCCTTTGCCGAGCGCGGCATCATCTGCCGCTTTGATTACCGGCTCAGCGCGCCGCCGGAAAACGAAACCCTGATTTTTACCCTTTACCGCCTGTTGCAGGAGCTGCTGAACAACGTCTGCAAGCATGCGCAGGCCAGCCGGGTGAGCATTGTCCTTGAGCCGCGCGACGGGCAGATCTGGCTGACGGTCGCGGATAACGGTATCGGCCTACCGGCCGGGCAGTCCCCTGGCTTCGGCATTCAGGGGATGCGCGAGCGGGTGCATGCGCTGGGGGGCGATCTGGTGCTGGAGTCCGCTCAGGGAACACGCGTAACTGTTAACCTGCCCACACTTTTGCCACAAACCCCCCGCTAA
- a CDS encoding efflux transporter outer membrane subunit: protein MHRKTHPTFTLLALLLAGCAVGPDYQQPAAPAVSHWNDQGDRNVKSQTASQAVNPRWWTTFNSPQLNSLIERAIADNLSLQQTVLRIAGAREQINQAGGALLPAVNGSLKATRQQLGLEGELKSHDVYGQLNDVDPELQGALGTLTQPVNLYQGSFDAQWEIDLWGKVRRQVEAAQAQQQAAIEQRNDALVSLEAEVARAWLQLRGAQSIIATMNTQIATAQETFTLTENRQRGGLSPQLDVENARAQLGNLEAQLPQYQAQERQAMNALAILLGKPPGALDAELRNPQPLPKLPDLVATGIPSTLARRRPDVREAEANLHAATAQIGVSVAQLFPSLSLTGQFGLRNSETNWLTDWSSHFYSFGPQVSIPIFQGGRLVSSVKLARAQQGAAVLNYRQTVLSALGDVENALVSYRTDQQREAGLSKTITALQNAFDLASDSYRQGIATFIDVLDAQRQLAQAEQQRAQARVQTSLDLVALYKALGGGWEPYQNVQMPDYAVFGDAPRG, encoded by the coding sequence ATGCACAGGAAAACTCATCCCACTTTCACCCTGCTGGCGCTGTTGCTGGCAGGCTGCGCCGTCGGGCCGGATTATCAGCAGCCCGCCGCCCCGGCGGTCAGCCACTGGAACGATCAGGGCGACCGCAACGTGAAGTCGCAGACGGCGTCCCAGGCGGTCAATCCCCGCTGGTGGACGACCTTCAACTCCCCGCAGCTCAACAGCCTGATCGAGCGGGCGATCGCCGATAACCTGTCGTTGCAGCAGACCGTGCTGCGTATCGCCGGGGCGCGGGAGCAGATCAACCAGGCGGGCGGGGCATTGCTGCCCGCGGTAAACGGCAGTCTGAAGGCCACCCGTCAGCAGCTCGGGCTGGAAGGGGAGCTGAAATCCCATGACGTTTATGGCCAGCTGAATGACGTCGATCCCGAATTGCAGGGGGCGCTTGGCACCCTGACGCAGCCGGTGAACCTCTATCAGGGCAGCTTTGATGCCCAGTGGGAGATCGATCTGTGGGGCAAAGTGCGCCGCCAGGTGGAAGCGGCGCAGGCGCAGCAGCAGGCGGCCATTGAACAGCGCAACGACGCGCTGGTGTCGCTGGAAGCGGAAGTCGCCCGCGCCTGGCTGCAACTGCGCGGCGCGCAGAGCATTATCGCCACCATGAACACGCAGATCGCCACCGCCCAGGAAACCTTCACGCTGACGGAAAACCGTCAGCGCGGGGGCCTCTCGCCGCAGCTGGATGTGGAAAACGCCCGCGCCCAGCTTGGCAACCTTGAAGCGCAACTGCCGCAATATCAGGCGCAGGAGCGGCAGGCGATGAACGCGCTGGCGATCCTGCTCGGCAAGCCGCCGGGCGCGCTGGACGCGGAACTGCGCAACCCACAGCCGCTGCCGAAACTGCCGGATCTGGTGGCGACCGGCATTCCGTCCACCCTGGCGCGGCGTCGTCCGGACGTGCGCGAAGCGGAAGCGAATTTACATGCCGCCACCGCGCAGATCGGCGTGTCGGTGGCGCAGCTGTTCCCCAGCCTGTCGCTGACCGGCCAGTTTGGCCTGCGCAACAGCGAAACCAACTGGCTCACCGACTGGAGCAGCCATTTCTACAGCTTTGGCCCGCAGGTTTCGATCCCGATTTTCCAGGGCGGACGGCTGGTTTCCAGCGTCAAACTGGCGCGGGCGCAGCAAGGGGCGGCGGTGCTCAACTATCGCCAGACGGTGCTGAGCGCGCTCGGGGATGTGGAGAACGCGCTGGTCAGTTACCGCACCGATCAGCAGCGTGAAGCCGGTCTGAGCAAAACTATCACCGCGCTGCAAAACGCCTTCGATCTGGCGAGCGACAGCTACCGGCAGGGGATCGCCACCTTTATCGATGTGCTGGATGCCCAGCGCCAGTTAGCCCAGGCGGAACAGCAGCGGGCGCAGGCGCGGGTGCAGACCAGCCTCGATCTGGTGGCGCTCTATAAAGCCCTCGGCGGCGGCTGGGAGCCATACCAGAACGTGCAGATGCCTGACTACGCCGTGTTTGGCGACGCGCCGCGCGGATAA
- a CDS encoding aldo/keto reductase: MRYQKLGNTGLFVSELCLGTMTFGGEDDMWGKIGKLSQSDADRLVGSALDAGINFIDTADVYSGGRSEIITGQALKNLKVPRENVIVATKVFGETGTAGVNSRGSSRHHIITGVKQSLQRLQLDHIDLYQLHGFDPATPIEETLYALDNLVQHGHVRYIGVSNWAAWQIAKALGISERLGLTRFASLQAYYTLAGRELERELVPMMQSEGVGLMVWSPLAGGLLSGKYSRDGQAEAGSRRQEFDFPPVNKDRAFDCVDVMRTIADAKGASVAQIALAWLLHQPVVSSVIIGAKREEQLLDNIAATGIRLSDDELQQLDAVSALPREYPGWMLERQGEYRRKQLAAQ, translated from the coding sequence ATGCGATACCAGAAACTTGGCAATACCGGTCTGTTTGTGTCGGAACTGTGCCTTGGCACCATGACCTTTGGCGGCGAAGACGACATGTGGGGCAAAATCGGCAAGCTCAGTCAGAGCGACGCGGATCGCCTGGTCGGTAGCGCGCTGGATGCGGGGATCAATTTCATTGATACCGCCGATGTGTACTCCGGGGGCCGCTCGGAAATCATCACCGGGCAGGCGCTGAAAAACCTGAAGGTGCCGCGCGAGAACGTCATTGTCGCCACCAAAGTGTTCGGTGAAACCGGCACGGCAGGAGTGAACTCGCGTGGCAGTTCCCGTCACCACATTATCACAGGCGTGAAGCAGAGCTTACAGCGCCTGCAACTGGATCATATCGATCTCTATCAGCTGCACGGCTTTGATCCGGCGACGCCCATCGAAGAGACGCTGTACGCGCTGGATAATCTGGTGCAGCACGGCCATGTGCGTTATATCGGCGTCTCCAACTGGGCAGCCTGGCAGATCGCCAAAGCGCTGGGCATTTCCGAACGTTTAGGTCTTACGCGCTTTGCCTCGCTGCAGGCCTATTACACCCTCGCCGGACGGGAACTGGAGCGCGAGCTGGTGCCGATGATGCAGAGTGAAGGCGTCGGCCTGATGGTCTGGAGCCCGCTGGCAGGCGGCCTGTTAAGCGGAAAATACAGCCGCGACGGGCAGGCGGAAGCGGGCAGCCGTCGCCAGGAATTCGACTTCCCGCCGGTGAATAAAGATCGCGCGTTTGACTGTGTGGACGTGATGCGCACCATTGCCGACGCGAAGGGCGCGAGCGTGGCGCAGATCGCCCTGGCCTGGCTGCTGCATCAGCCGGTGGTCAGCAGCGTGATCATCGGCGCGAAGCGCGAAGAACAGTTGCTGGATAATATCGCCGCCACCGGCATTCGCCTGAGCGACGACGAGCTGCAACAGCTGGATGCGGTCAGCGCGCTGCCGCGGGAATATCCGGGCTGGATGCTGGAACGTCAGGGCGAATACCGCCGCAAGCAGCTGGCTGCGCAGTAA
- a CDS encoding DHA2 family efflux MFS transporter permease subunit codes for MTDHNHESWKPASNPWAVAIVVTLAVFMEILDTTIVNVALPHVAGSLSSSYSESTWVLTSYLVANGIVLPISAFLSRVFGRKRFFLICIVMFTVCSFLCGIATELWEIILFRILQGFFGGGLQPTQQSVLLDYFKPEDRGKAFGLSSIAIIVAPVLGPTLGGWITDNYSWRWVFFINIPVGIITVLAIYQLLEDPPWERKSEEKLSIDWTGIGLIALGLGCLQVMLDRGEDDDWFASGFIRTFAVLTLVGIIGAIYWLIYAKKPVVNLQCMKDKNFAVSSLLMAGMAMILYGSSVVIPQLAQQDLGYTATWSGLVLSPGAILIVLTIPLVLKLMPVVQTRWIIAFGFACLALSFFWSRTLTPDIDFETLVLFRSAQSIGLGFLFVPLTTIAFITIPRQLNADAAALFTMFRNVAGSMGISLSTAAITERSQVHSAYLSEHASPFDEQFQQAIRSSAEAIRNFTSQVGDPTAIASGQMYQTLIEQSRFLAYVDVFTLLSLVAVLLIPFCLLLSPVKSEGSAGAH; via the coding sequence ATGACCGATCACAACCATGAAAGCTGGAAACCCGCCAGCAATCCGTGGGCGGTGGCGATTGTCGTCACCCTGGCGGTTTTTATGGAGATCCTCGACACCACTATCGTTAACGTGGCGCTGCCGCACGTCGCCGGATCGCTCTCCTCCAGCTACAGCGAATCGACCTGGGTGCTGACCAGTTATCTGGTGGCGAACGGTATTGTGCTGCCCATCTCAGCGTTTTTAAGCCGGGTTTTTGGCCGTAAACGCTTCTTCCTGATCTGCATCGTGATGTTTACCGTCTGCTCGTTTTTGTGCGGTATCGCCACTGAACTGTGGGAAATCATCCTGTTCCGTATCTTGCAGGGCTTCTTTGGCGGCGGTTTGCAGCCGACGCAGCAGTCGGTGCTGCTGGATTACTTTAAGCCGGAAGATCGCGGCAAGGCGTTCGGCCTGTCATCCATCGCCATTATCGTCGCGCCTGTGCTTGGCCCGACGCTCGGCGGCTGGATCACCGACAACTACTCCTGGCGCTGGGTATTCTTTATCAATATCCCGGTGGGCATCATCACGGTGCTGGCGATCTATCAGCTGCTGGAAGATCCGCCGTGGGAGCGTAAATCGGAAGAAAAACTCTCCATCGACTGGACGGGCATTGGCCTGATCGCGCTGGGTCTGGGCTGTTTACAGGTGATGCTGGATCGCGGCGAAGATGACGACTGGTTTGCTTCCGGCTTTATCCGCACCTTTGCGGTGCTGACGCTGGTGGGCATTATCGGCGCTATCTACTGGCTGATTTATGCCAAAAAACCGGTGGTCAACCTGCAGTGTATGAAGGATAAAAACTTTGCGGTGTCGAGCCTGCTGATGGCGGGTATGGCGATGATCCTCTACGGCAGCTCGGTGGTGATCCCGCAGCTGGCGCAGCAGGATCTGGGCTATACCGCCACATGGTCCGGGCTGGTGCTGTCGCCGGGGGCGATACTGATCGTGCTGACCATTCCGCTGGTGCTGAAGCTGATGCCGGTGGTGCAGACGCGCTGGATCATCGCCTTTGGCTTTGCCTGCCTCGCGCTGTCGTTTTTCTGGTCGCGCACCCTGACGCCGGACATCGATTTTGAAACCCTGGTGCTGTTCCGCAGCGCCCAGTCGATTGGTCTTGGCTTCCTGTTTGTGCCGCTGACCACCATCGCCTTTATCACCATACCCCGGCAGCTGAACGCCGACGCCGCGGCGCTGTTCACCATGTTCCGTAACGTCGCGGGGTCGATGGGCATTTCGCTCTCCACCGCCGCCATTACCGAACGATCCCAGGTGCACAGCGCCTATCTCAGCGAACATGCCTCGCCTTTTGACGAGCAGTTCCAGCAGGCGATCCGCAGCTCAGCAGAGGCGATACGCAATTTCACCTCGCAGGTGGGCGATCCCACCGCCATTGCCAGCGGGCAGATGTACCAGACCTTAATCGAGCAGTCGCGCTTTCTCGCCTACGTGGATGTCTTCACATTGCTCAGTCTGGTGGCCGTTCTGTTGATCCCATTTTGTTTACTGCTTTCGCCGGTGAAAAGCGAAGGCAGCGCAGGAGCACATTAA
- a CDS encoding response regulator transcription factor, whose amino-acid sequence MVRVVLVDDHVVVRSGFAQLLGLEEDVCVTGQFSTAAEAWPALLQNDVDVAVLDVAMPDENGLSLLKRLRQQRPGFRAIILSIYDTPAFVQSALDAGASGYLTKRCGPEELVQAVRSVGMGGHYLCADALRALRGGEPSGKVLNILTPREREVFDLLVKGDSVKEIAFKLELSHKTVHVHRANVLGKLQCSSTIELVHFALDHQLLTGH is encoded by the coding sequence ATGGTCCGTGTCGTGCTGGTGGATGATCATGTTGTGGTACGGTCGGGGTTTGCCCAGCTCCTTGGCCTGGAAGAGGACGTGTGCGTGACCGGGCAGTTCAGCACGGCTGCTGAGGCCTGGCCCGCACTGCTTCAGAATGATGTTGACGTGGCGGTGCTCGATGTCGCCATGCCCGATGAAAACGGCCTCAGCCTGCTAAAACGCCTGCGGCAACAGCGGCCTGGCTTTCGCGCCATTATTCTCAGCATTTATGATACCCCGGCCTTTGTGCAGAGCGCGCTCGACGCCGGAGCCAGCGGCTATCTCACCAAGCGCTGCGGCCCGGAAGAGCTGGTGCAGGCGGTGCGATCCGTCGGCATGGGCGGCCACTATCTGTGCGCCGATGCCCTGCGCGCCCTGCGCGGCGGCGAACCCTCCGGTAAAGTGCTGAATATTCTCACCCCCCGCGAGCGGGAAGTATTCGATCTGCTGGTCAAGGGCGACAGCGTGAAAGAGATCGCCTTTAAGCTCGAACTGAGCCACAAAACCGTGCATGTTCACCGCGCCAATGTGCTGGGCAAATTACAGTGCAGCAGCACCATTGAACTGGTGCATTTTGCCCTCGACCACCAGTTGCTGACGGGGCACTGA